The sequence GGCTCGCCCGTGAGCTTGGGCTTCGGCTGCGACGGGTCCACCTTCTTCGCGTCGACGGCCTTGTTCGCGTCCGGCTTCACCGCGACGTTGGCGCCGCCGAAGGTGAAGGCCGACGCCGGCACGCTGGCGCCCGGGGGCGTGGGGCGGCCCGTCGGGCGGTCCACGAAGTTGGAGGGCCGCGCACCCTGGGTGTCGAAGCCGTCGCGCACCGTCAGCGGCTTCGCCTTGGGTGCCTGGGCGCGGGAGGTGTCCGTGCGGGCGGTGGGGGCAATGGAGGCGGGCGACTTGCGGTTGATTTCCATGGTGTTCCTCCGTGGGGGGATGCGGAGCGGACCTACCGACTCCCACATTGTCGCAGCGCGCTGTTTTAAGTTGCGCCTCCATGTTTTTTGGGAGGACGCACGGGCGCCTCGCAGAGTGCCTTCACTGTCCGCCGCAGCCAGACGTGCGCGGGGTCGTGGTCGAAGCGGGGGTGCCACGCCTGAGCGACGGTGACGCGCGGCAGGGGCAGCGGCACGGGGCGCTCCTTGACGGGCATCAGCGCCGCCACCGCGCGGGCGAAACCGCCGTTCACGACCGTGACGGCCTCTGTCTCCGCGACGAACGCCGCCGCGGCGAGCAGGTTGGGCACCACCGCCGTCACCCGTCGCGTGTGGCCGTGCTGCTCCAGCACGTCGTCCAGTGGGGTGCGCAGCTTGCCCCGCCGTGACACGCCGACGTGCTCGGCGCGGGCGAAGCGCTCCAGCGTCAGCCGTCCTCGCGCGAGCGGCGACGCCCGCCCCACCAGGCACATGAAGCTCTCCTCGCCCAGCTTCTGCACGCGGATCTCCGGCCCCAGCGCGCCCTGCACGCCGATGTCCAGGTCCACCTCGCCGTCGCGCAGGGACTCCACGTCCTCCGCTCCCTCCGGCACGAAGCGCAGCGTCACGCCGGGCGCTTCGGCGCGCGCCCGCTGGTGGAGCGCGGTGCCCAGCAGCGGGATGACGCCGTCGTTCACCCGCAGCGTCAGCGTGCGCGTCAGCGCTTCCGGTGCGGTGGGCGTGCCCGGCGCGAGCAGCGCGGTGGCCTCCCGCACCACGGCGCGCACCTGCTCCTGGAGCGCCAGGGCCCGGGGCGTGGGGACCAGCCCGCGCCCCGCGCGCACCAGCACCGGGTCTCCCAGCGCGGTGCGGATGCGGGTGAGCGTGCGGCTCATGGCGGGCGCGCTCAGCCCCAGCCGGTCCGCGGCGCGCGCCACGCTGCCCTCTCGCAGGAGGGCATCGAGCGCCACGAGCAGGTTGAGGTCCAGGTCCGCCATCCGGGCCATCCTAGCCGCGCGTCTTCACGCGGCGCGCACGGCGAAGAGGCAGTCGTCGTCCTCCCAGGGCAGGGGCACGGTGACGTAGCCGTGCTCCGGCCGCGCCAGGTGCGCCGCGAACGCCGGGCTCATCTTCACGTTGTCCGCGACCAGCAGGGCCCCGGGCCCCAGCTTCGGCTCCAGAAGCCGCAACAGCGGCAGGTAGAGCGGCTTCGCGCCGTCGAAGAGCACCAGGTCGATGCCGTCCGGCACGTCCGTGCGCAGCGTCTCCAGCGCGTCGCCCACGCGGAACTCCACCAGGTCCACGAGCCCCGCCTGGGTGAGGTGCTCCTTCGCGCGGCGCACCTTGGAGGCCTCGTACTCCGTGGTGATGATCCGGCCGCCGCCGCCGTCGCGCAGCGCCGCCGCCAGGTGCACCGTGGAGATGCCGAAGGACGTGCCGAACTCCACCACCGTGCGGGCGCGGCGCGCGCGGGTGAGCGCGTAGAGCAGCTGCCCCAGCTTCTCCGACACGGGCAGGTACGCCTCCGCGACGCTCGCGTAGAAGGCGCGGGGGTCGTTGTCCAGCCGGGCCCTGCGCTCTTCCGCGGGGAGGGCGCTGAAGGGCGCGAGCACGGCGGCGTCCGTCTTGCGCGCGTCCGCGAAGAGGTGGGTGAGCAGCGAGGCGACAGGGGGCGAATGCAGGGTCGTGGTCATGCCCCCACCGTGCGCCCGCGCCGCGCCATGCACCAGTGCACCGGACGCACGGACTTCGTGCGCCCGGTGCGGGGATGCTTCGGCTACCAGACCTTCACGCGCTGCTCCGGCTTCAGGTAGAGGCCCTGGCCGGGCTTCACGTCGAACGCCGGGTACCACGCATCCAGGTTGCGCACGGTGGCCGCGCGGTACATGCCGGGCGAGTGCCCATCCGTCACGAGCAGCCGGCGCAGCATCGGCTCGCGGAACTTGTTGCGCCACGCCTGGGCGAAGCCCATGAAGAAGCGCTGCTCACCCGTGAAGCCGTCCAGCGTGGGCGCGGGCTTGCCGTCCAGGGACATCTGGTAGGCGTCATGCGCGATGGACAGGCCCGCCACGTCGGCGATGTTCTCGCCCAGCGTCAGCTCGCCGTTCACGTTCATGTCGGGCAGGGGCTTGTACGCGCTGAACTGGGCGGACAGCGCCTGGCCCGCGGCCTTGAACTGCTCCAGGTCCTTGGGCGTCCA is a genomic window of Corallococcus macrosporus containing:
- a CDS encoding LysR family transcriptional regulator; translation: MADLDLNLLVALDALLREGSVARAADRLGLSAPAMSRTLTRIRTALGDPVLVRAGRGLVPTPRALALQEQVRAVVREATALLAPGTPTAPEALTRTLTLRVNDGVIPLLGTALHQRARAEAPGVTLRFVPEGAEDVESLRDGEVDLDIGVQGALGPEIRVQKLGEESFMCLVGRASPLARGRLTLERFARAEHVGVSRRGKLRTPLDDVLEQHGHTRRVTAVVPNLLAAAAFVAETEAVTVVNGGFARAVAALMPVKERPVPLPLPRVTVAQAWHPRFDHDPAHVWLRRTVKALCEAPVRPPKKHGGAT
- a CDS encoding O-methyltransferase, with product MTTTLHSPPVASLLTHLFADARKTDAAVLAPFSALPAEERRARLDNDPRAFYASVAEAYLPVSEKLGQLLYALTRARRARTVVEFGTSFGISTVHLAAALRDGGGGRIITTEYEASKVRRAKEHLTQAGLVDLVEFRVGDALETLRTDVPDGIDLVLFDGAKPLYLPLLRLLEPKLGPGALLVADNVKMSPAFAAHLARPEHGYVTVPLPWEDDDCLFAVRAA